The Cervus elaphus chromosome 22, mCerEla1.1, whole genome shotgun sequence genome has a window encoding:
- the MPST gene encoding 3-mercaptopyruvate sulfurtransferase isoform X1 — protein MASKQLFRALVSAQWVAEALRAPPAAQPLRLLDASWYLAKLGRDARREFEERHIPGAAFFDIDQCSDRTSPYDHMLPSAAQFSEYVGRLGVGTATHVVVYDASDQGLYAAPRVWWMFRVFGHRTVSLLNGGLRNWLRQGLPLSSGKSCPEPAEFHAVLDPAYIKTYEDIKENIESRRFQVVDARAAGRFRGTEPEPRDGIEPGHIPGTINIPFTDFLTEDGLEKSPEEIRRLFQDKKVDLSLPLVATCGSGVTACHVALGAYLCGKPDVPIYDGSWMEWYMRAQPENVISEGRGKTH, from the exons ATGGCCTCGAAGCAGCTCTTCCGCGCGCTCGTGTCAGCGCAGTGGGTGGCCGAGGCACTCCGGGCCCCACCGGCCGCGCAGCCCCTGCGGCTGCTCGATGCCTCTTGGTACCTGGCCAAGCTGGGCCGCGACGCGCGCCGCGAGTTCGAGGAGCGCCACATCCCGGGCGCCGCCTTCTTTGACATCGACCAGTGCAGCGACCGCACGTCGCCCTATGACCACATGCTGCCCAGCGCGGCGCAGTTCTCAGAGTACGTGGGCCGCCTGGGCGTGGGCACCGCCACCCACGTGGTGGTCTACGACGCCAGCGATCAGGGCCTCTACGCGGCGCCGCGCGTCTGGTGGATGTTCCGCGTCTTCGGCCACCGCACCGTATCTCTGCTCAACGGTGGCCTCCGCAACTGGCTGCGCCAGGGCCTCCCGCTGAGCTCGGGCAAGAGCTGTCCGGAGCCCGCAGAGTTCCACGCGGTGCTGGACCCGGCCTACATCAAGACGTACGAGGACATCAAGGAGAACATTGAATCCCGGCGCTTCCAGGTGGTGGATGCCCGCGCCGCCGGCCGCTTCCGGGGCACGGAGCCCGAGCCCCGAGACG GCATCGAGCCCGGCCACATCCCCGGCACTATCAACATCCCCTTCACGGACTTCCTGACCGAGGACGGCCTGGAGAAGAGCCCCGAGGAGATCCGCCGCCTCTTCCAGGACAAGAAGGTGGACCTGTCCCTGCCCCTGGTGGCCACGTGCGGCTCCGGCGTCACAGCCTGCCATGTGGCCCTGGGGGCCTACCTCTGCGGCAAGCCAGATGTACCCATCTACGACGGCTCCTGGATGGAGTGGTACATGCGTGCCCAACCCGAGAACGTCATCTCCGAGGGCCGGGGGAAGACCCACTGA
- the MPST gene encoding 3-mercaptopyruvate sulfurtransferase isoform X2, with translation MAEPGSREPETPACSPTVATAMASKQLFRALVSAQWVAEALRAPPAAQPLRLLDASWYLAKLGRDARREFEERHIPGAAFFDIDQCSDRTSPYDHMLPSAAQFSEYVGRLGVGTATHVVVYDASDQGLYAAPRVWWMFRVFGHRTVSLLNGGLRNWLRQGLPLSSGKSCPEPAEFHAVLDPAYIKTYEDIKENIESRRFQVVDARAAGRFRGTEPEPRDGIEPGHIPGTINIPFTDFLTEDGLEKSPEEIRRLFQDKKVDLSLPLVATCGSGVTACHVALGAYLCGKPDVPIYDGSWMEWYMRAQPENVISEGRGKTH, from the exons ATGGCCGAACCCGGAAGCCGAGAGCCCGAGACTCCG GCCTGCAGCCCCACTGTTGCCACCGCCATGGCCTCGAAGCAGCTCTTCCGCGCGCTCGTGTCAGCGCAGTGGGTGGCCGAGGCACTCCGGGCCCCACCGGCCGCGCAGCCCCTGCGGCTGCTCGATGCCTCTTGGTACCTGGCCAAGCTGGGCCGCGACGCGCGCCGCGAGTTCGAGGAGCGCCACATCCCGGGCGCCGCCTTCTTTGACATCGACCAGTGCAGCGACCGCACGTCGCCCTATGACCACATGCTGCCCAGCGCGGCGCAGTTCTCAGAGTACGTGGGCCGCCTGGGCGTGGGCACCGCCACCCACGTGGTGGTCTACGACGCCAGCGATCAGGGCCTCTACGCGGCGCCGCGCGTCTGGTGGATGTTCCGCGTCTTCGGCCACCGCACCGTATCTCTGCTCAACGGTGGCCTCCGCAACTGGCTGCGCCAGGGCCTCCCGCTGAGCTCGGGCAAGAGCTGTCCGGAGCCCGCAGAGTTCCACGCGGTGCTGGACCCGGCCTACATCAAGACGTACGAGGACATCAAGGAGAACATTGAATCCCGGCGCTTCCAGGTGGTGGATGCCCGCGCCGCCGGCCGCTTCCGGGGCACGGAGCCCGAGCCCCGAGACG GCATCGAGCCCGGCCACATCCCCGGCACTATCAACATCCCCTTCACGGACTTCCTGACCGAGGACGGCCTGGAGAAGAGCCCCGAGGAGATCCGCCGCCTCTTCCAGGACAAGAAGGTGGACCTGTCCCTGCCCCTGGTGGCCACGTGCGGCTCCGGCGTCACAGCCTGCCATGTGGCCCTGGGGGCCTACCTCTGCGGCAAGCCAGATGTACCCATCTACGACGGCTCCTGGATGGAGTGGTACATGCGTGCCCAACCCGAGAACGTCATCTCCGAGGGCCGGGGGAAGACCCACTGA